Part of the Streptomyces sp. NBC_00457 genome, GGGTTGGTGATTTGTCGACACCTGGCGGGTGATTTCCGCCTCCGCGGTGAAGGTTGGCTCGTCGGACGCGTAGTTTTAGCGACTAACACGCGTCCGTAGGAGCAGCCTTGGCACGGAAGATCGGCAGCCGGTACACCGCCCACCAGATCCTGGGGCGGGGCAGCGCCGGCACGGTGTGGCTGGGCGAGGGGCCGGAAGGGCCCGTCGCCATCAAGCTGCTGCGCGAGGACCTCGCGTCCGACCAGGAGCTCGTCGGACGCTTCGTGCAGGAGCGCACGGCACTGCTCGGCCTCGAGCACCCGAACGTCGTGTCCGTGCGCGACCTGGTGGTCGACGGAAACGATCTCGCGCTGGTCATGGATCTCGTACGAGGCACCGATCTGCGCACCCGGCTGGACCGCGACCGGCGGCTGGCCCCCGAGGCCGCCGTCGCGATCGTCGCGGACGTCGCGGACGGGCTGGCGGCCGCGCATGCCGCCGGGGTCGTGCACCGGGACGTCAAGCCGGAGAACGTGCTGCTCGACATGCAGGGCCCGCTCGGGCCCGGGAGTTCGCACCGGGCGCTGCTGACCGACTTCGGTGTGGCGAAACTCATCGACTCGCCGCGGCGGACCCGGGCGACGAAGATCATCGGTACGCCGGACTATCTCGCGCCGGAGATCGTCGAGGGGCTGCCGCCGCGGGCGTCGGTCGACATCTACGCGCTGGCGACCGTGCTGTACGAGTTGCTGGCCGGCTTCACGCCCTTCGGTGGCGGGCATCCCGGGGCGGTGCTGCGCCGCCATGTCACGGAGACGGTGGTCCCTCTTCCCGGCATCCCCGACGAACTGTGGCAGTTGCTCGTCCAGTGCCTCGCCAAGGCGCCGGCCTCGCGGCTGCGGGCCTCCGAGATGGGGGCGCGGCTGCGGGAGCTGTTGCCTCTGATGGCCGGGATGCCGCCGCTGGATGTGGACGAGCCGGATGCGGACGCCCAGGCGGCGGAGGAAGCGGAGGAGGCCGTCGGGACGGGGGCGTCGGCCGCCGAGCGGGGGGAGCGGGTGCGGCGGCGGGGGGCGGTGCCGCTGGTGCCGGGGGCGAAGCCGGCCGACTCCAATCGGGACACGCATACGTCGATGAGGGTGCCGGGGCCGGATGAGCTGGCCGGGGGTGCGCGGGGGACGGCGCGGGTGCCGCGGGCGGCGGGGGCGCCTCGGCCGGGGTCCGCGCGGCATCGGGCTGTCACTCGGCGGCGGAGGGTGGCGGTGGGGGTGGCTGCGGTGGTGTTGGTGGTGGCTGCGGGGGTGGGGGCGTGGCTGGCGACGTCGGGGGACGATGCGGACGCGACTCCCCAGGACACGAACAACTCGGCGCCGGCCACGCCCTGAGTGTTCTTCGCCCCCGCCGCCCCTACCCGTCCCATCCTGAAGGGGCTCCGCCCCTTCGACCCCGCCAGGGGGCTGCGCCCCCTGCACCCCCCGCGGGGCTCCGCCCCTGCACCCCACCGGGGCTTCGCCCCTGGACCCCGGCGGGGCTTCGCCCGTGGACCCCGGCGGGGCTTCGCCCGTGGACCCCGGCGGGGCTTCGCCCGTGGACCCCGGCGGGGCTTCGCCCGTGGACCCCGGCGGGGCTTCGCCCGTGGACCCCGGCGGGGCTTCGCCCGTGGACCCCGGCGGGGCTTCGCCCGTGGACCCCAGCGGGGCTTCGCCCTTGCACCCCACCGGGGCTTCGCCCCTGGACCCCGGCGGGGCTTCGCCCCTGGACCCCGGCGGGGGTTCGCCCGTGGACCCCGGCGGGGCTGCGCCCTTGCGCCCCACCGGGGCTTCGCCCCGCACCCCATCGGCCTGCGGCCTCGTGCTCAAACGCCGGACGGGCTGAATTGTGCTTACCGGGGTGCCAACGCTGGGGCACGGATAAGTGGCGGTGACCCGGCGTTCCTCGGTTGGCGGAGCCGTTACGCTGGGGGTGTGGCAGTCGTCGATGTATCCGAAGAGCTCAAGTCCCTCTCCTCGACCATGGAGTCGATCGAGGCCGTTCTGGACCTCGACAAGCTGAGGGCAGACATCGCCGTGCTCGAGGAGCAGGCGGCCGCGCCGTCCCTGTGGGACAACCCGGACGAGGCGCAGAAGATCACCAGCAAGCTCTCCCACCTTCAGGCGGAGGTGAGGAAGGCCGAGGCCCTCCGCGGTCGCATTGACGACCTCGCCGTTCTCTTCGAGATGGCCGAGGAGGAGGACGACCCGGACACCCGCGCCGAGGCCGACGCCGAGCTCATCGCCGTCAAGAAGGCCCTCGACGAGATGGAAGTGCGGACGCTCCTCAGCGGCGAGTACGACTCCCGGGAAGCGCTCGTCAACATCCGCGCCGAGGCCGGTGGCGTCGACGCCGCCGACTTCGCCGAGAAGCTCCAGCGGATGTACCTGCGGTGGGCCGAGCAGCACGGCTACAAGACCGAGGTGTACGAGACGTCGTACGCCGAAGAGGCCGGCATCAAGTCGACCACCTTCGCCGTGCAGTCGCCGTACGCCTACGGGACCCTCTCCGTCGAGCAGGGCACGCACCGGCTGGTGCGGATCTCGCCCTACGACAACCAGGGGCGCCGGCAGACCTCCTTCGCGGGCGTGGAGATCCTCCCCGTGGTCGAGCAGACCGACCACATCGAGATCGACGAGTCCGAGCTGCGCGTGGACGTGTACCGGTCGTCCGGGCCCGGTGGTCAGGGTGTCAACACCACTGACTCCGCGGTGCGGCTCACCCACCTCCCCACCGGCATCGTCGTCTCCTGTCAGAACGAGCGGTCGCAGATCCAGAACAAGGCGAGCGCCATGAACGTGCTCCAGGCCAAGCTGCTGGAGCGGCGCCGCCAGGAGGAACAGGCCGCGATGGACGCGCTCAAGGGCGACGGCGGCAACTCCTGGGGCAACCAGATGCGTTCGTACGTCCTGCACCCGTACCAGATGGTCAAGGACCTGCGCACCGAGTTCGAAGTCGGCAACCCCGAGGCCGTGTTCAACGGCGAGATCGACGGGTTCCTCGAGGCCGGAATTCGCTGGCGCAAGCAGCAAGAGAAGTAACTTTGTCGACAAGGCAACTGCCGCCACCTCGGCGGCAGTTGCCTTTTGCGTGCCTGCATGTCCAGGTTTTACATCACACTCACAGACTCCAACCCATCGCATAGTCGCCGCAATTGGACATCGCGTATGTAAACGGCCTTGACGTTGCTTTGAAAAATGGGAAGGGTAAAGCGTGGCATGCGTATCTCCGGGGCGCATGTGAACCGGGGGGCCGTGAGTTCAGCTATCCCGTCGATCACAGCCCCGAGCGCCGCCTCAATGACGATCAGCTACTGGGGGTAGCAACCAGATGACCAACAAGACGCGCATCCGCGTCGCGCGCCTCGCAGCCGCGACCGTGATCGCCGCCGGTGCTTCGCTGACCGCTGCGGGCGCCGCTTCGGCTGCGGAGGAGCCCGGGGACGACTGCATCCTCGGCATCCTGTGTGGCGACGAGTCTCCCTCGCCGGAGCCGGAGCCGACGGTCCCGACGGGCCTGCCGACCGATGCGCCCACCGGCCTTCCGACGGACCTTCCTCCGGAGCCGACCCTGGAGCCGAGCGAGCCGCCGGAGGAGCCCGAGCCCACCGAGCCGCCGGCCTCCGACGACCCGTCCGACCCGGGTAACGGCAACGGAAATGGCAACGGGAACGGGAACGCCGGCGGTGGCGGCAACAACGCCGACCCCGACGGTGGCTCCTCGGCGCAGCAGGAGGGCTCGTCCTCCCTCACCGACACCGGCTCTGAGGCCGCCGCGACCGACACCAATGCCCAGGGCAACGGTGACGAGCTCGCCGAGACCGGTGCCGCTCAGACCACGTTCCTGCTGATCGGTGCCGCGACGATGATCGCCGGTGGCATCGGCTTCCGCGTTCTGCCGCGCCTCATGGGCGGCCGTGGCGGTGCGGCTGCCTGACGGTAGCCGCAGTCATACGGAACGTATGCGCTGTGAGTGATGAAGGGCCCGGAGCGGTGTCGCTCCGGGCCCTTCACATGCCTTGTGTGCCTTGTGGGGTGCGGGTCCGAGGCCGCTCTAGGCGGTCTGGTGCGCCAGCAGTGCCACGGCCGCGATCAGTATCGCCAGCAGGGCGATCAGCGTCATCGGGTTGAGCCCCGCGAAGGGGTTCTCCTGCTGCAGTCGCTGGCGGTTCGCCCGGCAGACCGGGCAGCGGCCCTCGTTCACGGGCGCCGCGCAGTTCGCGCACACCAGCCGGTCGTACGTCATGCGCCT contains:
- a CDS encoding serine/threonine-protein kinase, translated to MARKIGSRYTAHQILGRGSAGTVWLGEGPEGPVAIKLLREDLASDQELVGRFVQERTALLGLEHPNVVSVRDLVVDGNDLALVMDLVRGTDLRTRLDRDRRLAPEAAVAIVADVADGLAAAHAAGVVHRDVKPENVLLDMQGPLGPGSSHRALLTDFGVAKLIDSPRRTRATKIIGTPDYLAPEIVEGLPPRASVDIYALATVLYELLAGFTPFGGGHPGAVLRRHVTETVVPLPGIPDELWQLLVQCLAKAPASRLRASEMGARLRELLPLMAGMPPLDVDEPDADAQAAEEAEEAVGTGASAAERGERVRRRGAVPLVPGAKPADSNRDTHTSMRVPGPDELAGGARGTARVPRAAGAPRPGSARHRAVTRRRRVAVGVAAVVLVVAAGVGAWLATSGDDADATPQDTNNSAPATP
- the prfB gene encoding peptide chain release factor 2 → MAVVDVSEELKSLSSTMESIEAVLDLDKLRADIAVLEEQAAAPSLWDNPDEAQKITSKLSHLQAEVRKAEALRGRIDDLAVLFEMAEEEDDPDTRAEADAELIAVKKALDEMEVRTLLSGEYDSREALVNIRAEAGGVDAADFAEKLQRMYLRWAEQHGYKTEVYETSYAEEAGIKSTTFAVQSPYAYGTLSVEQGTHRLVRISPYDNQGRRQTSFAGVEILPVVEQTDHIEIDESELRVDVYRSSGPGGQGVNTTDSAVRLTHLPTGIVVSCQNERSQIQNKASAMNVLQAKLLERRRQEEQAAMDALKGDGGNSWGNQMRSYVLHPYQMVKDLRTEFEVGNPEAVFNGEIDGFLEAGIRWRKQQEK
- a CDS encoding LPXTG cell wall anchor domain-containing protein, translating into MTNKTRIRVARLAAATVIAAGASLTAAGAASAAEEPGDDCILGILCGDESPSPEPEPTVPTGLPTDAPTGLPTDLPPEPTLEPSEPPEEPEPTEPPASDDPSDPGNGNGNGNGNGNAGGGGNNADPDGGSSAQQEGSSSLTDTGSEAAATDTNAQGNGDELAETGAAQTTFLLIGAATMIAGGIGFRVLPRLMGGRGGAAA